A genome region from Streptomyces sp. NBC_01296 includes the following:
- a CDS encoding MarR family winged helix-turn-helix transcriptional regulator, producing MGADVQGSEDQEFLALERELSVFLRRARASSGEMARALHPELEPAAYGLLVRLEAAGRQRATELAAYFGVGKATMSRQLRALEVLGLVAREPDPADGRAFLVGLTDEGRERFLRVRGARREQYMRKLADWDRGEVAELARLLNQLNQGEE from the coding sequence ATGGGAGCGGACGTGCAGGGTAGTGAAGACCAGGAGTTCCTTGCCTTGGAGCGGGAGCTGTCCGTCTTCCTCCGGCGCGCCCGGGCCTCCTCCGGGGAGATGGCGCGTGCCCTGCACCCCGAGCTGGAGCCCGCCGCGTACGGGCTGCTCGTCCGCCTGGAGGCCGCGGGCCGCCAGCGGGCCACCGAACTCGCCGCGTACTTCGGGGTCGGCAAGGCCACCATGAGCCGGCAGCTGCGGGCGTTGGAGGTGCTGGGGCTGGTGGCCCGCGAGCCGGACCCCGCCGACGGCCGGGCCTTCCTGGTCGGCCTCACGGACGAGGGCCGCGAGCGGTTCCTGCGGGTGCGGGGGGCTCGGCGCGAGCAGTACATGCGCAAGCTGGCCGACTGGGACCGGGGGGAAGTCGCGGAACTGGCGAGACTCCTGAACCAGCTGAACCAGGGCGAGGAGTAG
- the lon gene encoding endopeptidase La — MASTSVTLTLPVLPLDDEVVLPGMVVPLDLSDAEVRGAVEAAQAAVRSGKPRVLLVPRVDGKYAGTGVLGTVEQVGRLSDGDPGALIRGVGRVRIGAGTTGPGAALWVEGESVDERLADPLPGSVTELVKEYKALATSWLKKRGAWQVVDRVQQIEGVSALADNSGYSPFLTVAQKVELLETADPVARLKLAISWLREHLAEQDVAESIAKDVQDGVEKQQREFLLRRQLEAVRKELREINGEKDGEESDDYRARVEGADLPEKVREAALKEVDKLERSSDQSPEGSWIRTWLDTILELPWNERTEDEYDIRGARAVLDAEHAGLSDVKDRITEYLAVRKRRGERGMGVIGGRRGGAVLALVGPPGVGKTSLGESVAHAMGRKFVRVALGGVRDEAEIRGHRRTYVGALPGRIVRAIKEAGSMNPVVLLDEIDKVGSDFRGDPAAALLEVLDPAQNHTFRDHYLEVELDLSDVVFLATANVLEAIPEALADRMELVRLDGYTEDEKVVIARDHLLPRQLERAGLGADEVVLEEDALRRLAGEYTREAGVRTLERSIARLLRKVASQHELGERELPLRIGADDLRGLIGRPHHVPESAQDPAERRTAVPGVATGLAVTGAGGDVLFVEASLADPETGAAGLTLTGQLGDVMKESAQIALSFLRSHGAELELPVADLKDRGVHIHFPAGAVPKDGPSAGITMTTALASLLSGRQVRTDVAMTGEVSLTGRVLPIGGVKQKLLAAHRAGLTTVIIPKRNEADLDDVPSEVLEGLDVHPVTDVRQVLELALAADAVPVTAAA, encoded by the coding sequence ATGGCTTCGACGTCCGTAACGCTCACTCTGCCCGTGCTGCCGCTCGACGACGAGGTCGTGCTGCCTGGGATGGTCGTTCCGCTGGACCTGTCCGATGCCGAGGTACGGGGGGCCGTCGAGGCCGCCCAGGCGGCGGTGCGGAGCGGGAAGCCCCGGGTGCTGCTCGTACCGCGGGTCGACGGGAAGTACGCCGGCACCGGTGTGCTCGGGACCGTCGAGCAGGTGGGGCGGCTCTCCGACGGGGATCCCGGGGCGCTCATCCGCGGTGTCGGCCGCGTCCGGATCGGGGCCGGGACCACCGGGCCCGGGGCGGCGCTCTGGGTCGAGGGCGAGAGCGTCGACGAGAGACTGGCCGATCCGCTGCCCGGGTCCGTCACCGAGCTCGTCAAGGAGTACAAGGCGCTCGCCACCAGCTGGCTCAAGAAGCGCGGGGCCTGGCAGGTCGTGGACCGGGTCCAGCAGATCGAGGGGGTTTCGGCCCTCGCCGACAACTCCGGGTACTCGCCGTTCCTGACCGTCGCCCAGAAGGTCGAACTGCTCGAGACCGCCGACCCCGTGGCACGCCTCAAGCTGGCCATCTCCTGGCTCCGCGAACACCTCGCCGAGCAGGACGTCGCCGAGTCCATCGCCAAGGACGTCCAGGACGGCGTCGAGAAGCAGCAGCGCGAGTTCCTGCTGCGCCGCCAGCTGGAAGCCGTGCGCAAGGAACTGCGCGAGATCAACGGGGAGAAGGACGGCGAGGAGTCCGACGACTACCGGGCCCGCGTCGAGGGCGCCGACCTCCCCGAGAAGGTAAGGGAGGCCGCGCTCAAGGAGGTCGACAAGCTGGAGCGGTCCAGCGACCAGTCCCCGGAGGGCTCCTGGATCCGCACCTGGCTCGACACCATCCTGGAACTGCCCTGGAACGAGCGCACCGAGGACGAGTACGACATCCGCGGGGCCCGGGCCGTCCTCGACGCCGAGCACGCCGGGCTGAGCGACGTGAAGGACCGCATCACCGAGTACCTCGCGGTGCGCAAGCGGCGCGGCGAGCGCGGCATGGGCGTCATCGGCGGGCGGCGCGGCGGCGCCGTGCTGGCGCTCGTCGGGCCGCCCGGCGTCGGCAAGACCTCCCTGGGGGAGTCCGTCGCGCACGCCATGGGCCGCAAGTTCGTACGCGTCGCCCTCGGCGGCGTCCGCGACGAGGCCGAGATCCGCGGCCACCGGCGTACGTACGTCGGCGCGCTGCCCGGCCGGATCGTACGGGCCATCAAGGAAGCCGGGTCCATGAACCCGGTCGTCCTGCTCGACGAGATCGACAAGGTCGGCTCCGACTTCCGCGGAGACCCGGCGGCCGCGCTGCTGGAGGTGCTCGACCCCGCGCAGAACCACACCTTCCGGGACCACTACCTGGAGGTGGAGCTGGACCTGAGCGACGTCGTCTTCCTGGCCACCGCCAACGTCCTGGAGGCCATTCCGGAAGCGCTCGCCGACCGCATGGAGCTCGTCCGCCTCGACGGCTACACCGAGGACGAGAAGGTCGTCATCGCCCGCGACCACCTGCTGCCCCGGCAGCTCGAGCGGGCCGGTCTCGGCGCCGACGAGGTCGTCCTGGAGGAGGACGCGCTGCGCAGGCTGGCCGGCGAGTACACCCGCGAGGCCGGCGTGCGCACCCTGGAGCGGTCCATCGCGCGGCTGCTGCGCAAGGTGGCCTCCCAGCACGAGCTGGGGGAGCGGGAGTTGCCGCTGCGCATCGGCGCCGACGACCTGCGGGGGCTGATCGGGCGCCCGCACCACGTCCCGGAGTCCGCACAGGACCCCGCCGAGCGGCGCACCGCCGTCCCCGGCGTGGCCACCGGGCTCGCGGTGACCGGCGCGGGCGGCGACGTCCTGTTCGTCGAGGCCTCGCTGGCCGATCCCGAGACGGGGGCGGCCGGGCTCACCCTGACCGGGCAGCTCGGCGACGTGATGAAGGAGTCCGCGCAGATCGCGCTCAGCTTCCTGCGCTCGCACGGCGCGGAGCTCGAGCTCCCGGTCGCCGACCTGAAGGACCGGGGCGTGCACATCCACTTCCCCGCCGGCGCGGTCCCGAAGGACGGACCGAGCGCGGGCATCACGATGACGACGGCGCTGGCCTCGCTGCTGTCGGGGCGGCAGGTCCGGACCGACGTGGCCATGACCGGCGAGGTCTCGCTGACCGGGCGCGTCCTGCCCATCGGCGGGGTCAAGCAGAAGCTGCTCGCCGCGCACCGGGCGGGCCTGACCACCGTGATCATCCCGAAGCGGAACGAGGCCGACCTGGACGACGTGCCGTCCGAGGTGCTGGAGGGGCTTGACGTGCACCCGGTGACGGACGTGCGCCAGGTCCTGGAACTGGCGCTCGCCGCCGACGCGGTCCCGGTGACGGCCGCCGCCTGA
- a CDS encoding VOC family protein has protein sequence MTTRLVQINMKAQDDSALGRFWAEALGWGVDSEGPGVTNLEPVGFAYPDPVAVCIDIIARPEPKTVKNRVHLDLATTSTAHQAELVARLKDLGATLADVGQGDVPWTVMADPEGNEFCVLEPRPIYRDTGPIAAVVVDCTDPRGMARFWGEAMDWTLHEVTDDHATMRSAKGVGPYLEFLRTPGTKSVWNRVHLDVCPYPGDDLAAEAARLRALGATDPDFDQSAISWTVLADPEGNEFCLLTPR, from the coding sequence ATGACAACACGACTCGTGCAGATCAACATGAAGGCCCAGGACGACTCCGCGCTCGGCCGGTTCTGGGCGGAGGCGCTCGGTTGGGGTGTCGACAGCGAGGGCCCCGGCGTGACCAACCTCGAACCCGTGGGCTTCGCCTACCCCGATCCCGTGGCCGTCTGCATCGACATCATCGCCCGCCCGGAACCCAAAACGGTCAAGAACCGCGTGCACCTTGATCTGGCCACCACCTCGACCGCCCATCAAGCGGAGTTGGTCGCGCGCTTGAAGGATCTCGGCGCGACGCTCGCCGACGTGGGGCAGGGCGACGTCCCCTGGACGGTCATGGCCGACCCGGAAGGCAACGAGTTCTGCGTCCTGGAGCCCCGTCCGATCTACCGGGACACCGGGCCGATCGCCGCGGTGGTGGTCGACTGCACCGACCCGCGAGGGATGGCCCGGTTCTGGGGCGAGGCGATGGACTGGACGCTGCACGAGGTCACCGACGACCACGCGACCATGCGCTCCGCCAAAGGCGTCGGCCCCTACCTGGAGTTCCTCCGCACTCCCGGCACCAAGAGCGTGTGGAACCGCGTCCACCTCGACGTCTGCCCCTACCCCGGTGACGACCTGGCCGCAGAGGCAGCCCGACTGCGCGCCCTGGGCGCCACCGACCCTGATTTCGATCAGTCCGCAATCTCCTGGACGGTTCTGGCCGACCCGGAAGGCAACGAGTTCTGCCTCCTCACGCCTCGCTGA
- a CDS encoding DUF4097 family beta strand repeat-containing protein yields the protein MPSPNTSSRFAHQAVVALAAGLLLSGCSLDDTEQKTETADTTVAEAVTAVEVKDARSGSIEVTPGTGPGVTVHRTVHYRGDTAPKPGQQVSGGVLTFTDGCSDTCFIDYRLEVPASAAVTLESSSGNVTVAGVAAADLASSSGDVKVEGIAGPLKVRTSSGSVTATGLAGPTAEIHASSGDARLTFAKPPTSVTAKTSSGDVSLTVPQAPYEITTATASGKQETLPTTPKAPSHLSIQTSSGDIRIAGA from the coding sequence ATGCCTTCCCCCAACACGTCATCTCGGTTCGCCCACCAGGCGGTTGTCGCTCTCGCCGCCGGACTGCTGCTCTCCGGATGCTCCCTCGACGACACGGAGCAGAAGACGGAGACCGCCGATACGACGGTCGCCGAGGCCGTCACGGCGGTCGAGGTGAAGGACGCGCGGAGCGGCTCCATCGAGGTGACCCCCGGCACCGGCCCGGGGGTCACGGTCCACCGGACCGTCCACTACCGCGGGGACACGGCGCCGAAGCCGGGCCAGCAGGTGTCGGGAGGCGTCCTCACGTTCACGGACGGCTGCTCCGACACCTGCTTCATCGACTACCGCCTGGAGGTCCCCGCCTCGGCCGCGGTCACGCTGGAGAGCAGCAGCGGCAACGTCACGGTGGCCGGTGTGGCGGCGGCCGACCTCGCTTCTTCCTCCGGCGACGTGAAGGTCGAGGGCATCGCCGGTCCGTTGAAGGTCCGTACGTCGTCGGGTTCGGTCACCGCCACCGGCCTGGCCGGCCCGACGGCGGAGATCCACGCCTCCTCGGGCGACGCCCGCCTGACCTTCGCGAAGCCCCCGACGTCGGTGACGGCGAAGACCAGCTCGGGCGACGTCTCGCTGACGGTCCCGCAGGCCCCGTACGAGATCACGACCGCCACCGCGTCAGGCAAGCAGGAGACCCTCCCCACCACCCCGAAGGCCCCGTCCCACCTCTCGATCCAGACCTCCTCGGGCGACATCCGCATCGCGGGGGCATAG
- a CDS encoding DinB family protein, which yields MLADVLGAQRATLELKCAGLEAGALSLRSVEPSTLSLLGLVRHLADMERRWFRQVLAGQEVPALFSSQADPDGDFDGAVSGPEAVAAAWEAWREEVAFAESFTAAAPDLDVEAEDAAWRGKVSLRWVLIHMIEEYARHNGHADLLRERIDGAIGI from the coding sequence ATGCTCGCCGACGTCCTGGGAGCGCAGCGCGCGACGCTGGAGCTGAAGTGCGCCGGCCTGGAGGCGGGGGCCCTGTCCCTGCGGTCCGTGGAGCCGTCCACGCTCTCGCTGCTCGGCCTGGTCCGGCACCTCGCGGACATGGAGCGGCGCTGGTTCCGCCAGGTCCTGGCGGGGCAGGAGGTGCCGGCCCTGTTCTCGTCGCAGGCCGATCCGGACGGCGACTTCGACGGTGCGGTGTCCGGCCCGGAGGCCGTCGCGGCGGCGTGGGAGGCCTGGCGGGAGGAGGTGGCGTTCGCGGAGTCGTTCACGGCCGCCGCGCCCGACCTGGACGTGGAGGCGGAGGACGCGGCGTGGCGGGGGAAGGTGTCGCTGCGCTGGGTGCTGATCCACATGATCGAGGAGTACGCCCGCCACAACGGCCATGCGGACCTGCTGCGCGAGCGGATCGACGGAGCGATCGGCATCTGA
- a CDS encoding DUF6232 family protein, translated as MAKSVVTDVTVSRRVLWIGAEAYPLSNIARATTVKVDPPRGQAIARFMKSVVTVIILAVVALVVLPNGYSDAAVLGALVLLGLLVVQLGGAILQKTYYALVIETAGSPNTALVTNDLTLVHDLVRVIMEAIDNPQASFHQQVNNYIGQVGDNFKVFGSGNVGKVGN; from the coding sequence ATGGCCAAGAGTGTCGTGACCGATGTCACCGTCAGCCGAAGAGTCCTCTGGATCGGCGCGGAGGCGTATCCGCTGAGCAACATCGCCCGGGCGACCACGGTCAAGGTCGACCCTCCGCGCGGACAGGCGATCGCGCGCTTCATGAAATCCGTCGTGACCGTGATCATCCTGGCGGTCGTCGCCCTGGTCGTGCTCCCGAACGGGTACTCGGACGCGGCGGTGCTCGGCGCGCTCGTGCTGCTCGGCCTCCTCGTGGTGCAACTGGGCGGCGCCATCCTTCAGAAGACGTACTACGCGCTGGTGATCGAGACCGCGGGCTCGCCGAACACCGCGCTCGTCACCAACGATCTGACGCTCGTCCACGACCTCGTCCGCGTGATCATGGAGGCGATCGACAACCCGCAGGCCAGCTTCCACCAGCAGGTCAACAACTACATCGGCCAGGTCGGCGACAACTTCAAGGTGTTCGGCAGCGGCAACGTCGGGAAGGTGGGCAATTGA
- a CDS encoding GNAT family N-acetyltransferase produces MEPETITVLDARAWTPDPEPVHRILADLVTGGAALGWVDPPSADEVAQLLDHVLAAARSGDAALRVAYLGGRLVGLGYWLRYARPTHRPHADLEKLAVDAAAHGRGIGRALTAALIEDARSAGIEVLTLDARGDNTPALGLYRSLGFTEYGRLHDFVAVGDRRYDKVFYMQDLRG; encoded by the coding sequence ATGGAGCCGGAAACGATCACCGTCCTGGACGCCCGCGCGTGGACCCCCGACCCGGAGCCGGTCCACAGGATCCTGGCGGACCTGGTCACCGGCGGCGCGGCGCTCGGCTGGGTCGACCCGCCCTCCGCGGACGAGGTCGCGCAGCTGCTCGACCACGTGCTGGCGGCGGCCCGGTCCGGGGATGCGGCCCTGCGTGTCGCCTATCTGGGCGGCCGCCTCGTCGGACTGGGCTACTGGCTGCGCTACGCCCGGCCCACGCACCGGCCGCACGCCGATCTGGAGAAGCTCGCGGTGGACGCCGCCGCCCACGGGCGCGGCATCGGCCGGGCGCTGACCGCCGCGCTGATCGAGGACGCCCGGTCCGCGGGCATCGAGGTCCTCACACTGGACGCCCGGGGCGACAACACCCCCGCCCTGGGGCTCTACCGCTCACTGGGCTTCACCGAGTACGGCCGCCTGCACGACTTCGTCGCCGTCGGGGACCGCCGCTACGACAAGGTGTTCTACATGCAGGACTTGCGCGGCTAG
- a CDS encoding DUF397 domain-containing protein, which translates to MSGAPQWFKSSYSSDSGSQCIEVAHNWYKSSYSNDSGGACVEVATCAHAVRVRDSKDLAVPPLAVAPRSWADFTAWAAR; encoded by the coding sequence ATGAGCGGCGCCCCGCAGTGGTTCAAGTCCAGCTACAGCAGCGATAGCGGCAGCCAGTGCATCGAGGTGGCCCATAACTGGTACAAGTCGAGCTACAGCAACGACAGTGGCGGCGCGTGCGTCGAGGTGGCCACCTGCGCCCACGCCGTCCGTGTCCGGGACTCGAAGGACCTCGCCGTCCCACCCCTGGCCGTGGCCCCCAGGTCCTGGGCCGATTTCACCGCCTGGGCCGCGCGCTAG
- a CDS encoding helix-turn-helix domain-containing protein has translation MSKTAKNKATAGGATRLVSHLARALRQRAGLTQTELGHRTGYTGSAISAMETCAQPPSDEMLVKLEEEIGEGLGVFELARECVRLEKFPLHFQDFAVLEREALALYLFETQAIYGLFQTEAYARALMAGGFPVLSDQRVEELVEARMGRKAVFDRDPVAFIELILDESALRRDIGSGAIMRDQYRHLAELAQRRNVNVQVLPLDCGLSGEHSGMRGGMYLVETPRHDRLVYMEMQDESLTISDRAKVSTYSQRYAKIRAQALGPRESLGFIEKLAGEKQ, from the coding sequence GTGTCGAAGACGGCGAAGAACAAGGCGACGGCCGGCGGAGCGACCCGCCTGGTCTCCCACCTGGCGCGGGCATTGAGGCAGAGGGCGGGGCTGACCCAGACCGAACTGGGGCACAGGACGGGCTACACCGGCTCGGCGATCAGCGCGATGGAGACCTGCGCACAGCCTCCGAGCGACGAGATGCTGGTCAAGCTGGAGGAGGAGATCGGGGAAGGGCTCGGTGTCTTCGAGCTGGCGAGGGAGTGCGTCCGGTTGGAGAAGTTCCCCCTGCACTTCCAGGACTTCGCTGTGCTGGAGCGGGAGGCCTTGGCGCTGTACTTGTTCGAGACCCAGGCGATCTACGGCCTGTTCCAGACGGAGGCGTACGCACGCGCGCTGATGGCGGGCGGTTTCCCGGTGCTCTCGGACCAGCGAGTCGAGGAGCTGGTTGAGGCTCGGATGGGGCGTAAAGCGGTCTTCGACCGGGACCCGGTTGCGTTCATCGAGCTCATCCTGGACGAGTCCGCGCTGCGTCGGGACATCGGCAGTGGGGCCATCATGCGCGACCAGTACCGGCATCTGGCCGAACTGGCCCAGCGTCGCAACGTCAACGTGCAGGTGCTCCCCCTCGACTGCGGACTCAGCGGTGAGCATTCAGGCATGCGCGGCGGGATGTATCTCGTCGAGACCCCTCGGCATGATCGGCTGGTCTACATGGAGATGCAGGACGAGAGCCTGACGATCAGCGATCGAGCCAAGGTAAGCACTTACTCCCAGCGGTATGCGAAGATCCGCGCACAGGCCCTTGGCCCACGTGAATCTCTGGGCTTCATCGAGAAGTTGGCAGGAGAGAAGCAATGA
- a CDS encoding TetR/AcrR family transcriptional regulator, which translates to MAQDKERTAPKATGRGTYAVGDARRAKILDTAVEHFAQWGFHASSLARIANDCGITQGGLLHHFRSKEDLLLSVLAQSEQHDVERLFSGPEESVAAYYATVVALAADNARRPGLVRMYNTLVGESGNAGHPAHEYFTQRYARVLAHNVRLLEAGVARGELRPGTDCEAVARETLAVMDGLQIQWVLAPEAVDMPARLHGYLDRQLRGISASGTGLPAAAPSG; encoded by the coding sequence ATGGCACAGGACAAGGAGCGCACCGCCCCGAAGGCCACCGGCCGCGGGACCTACGCCGTGGGCGACGCCCGCCGCGCGAAGATCCTCGACACCGCGGTGGAGCACTTCGCGCAGTGGGGCTTCCACGCCTCCTCGCTCGCCCGCATCGCCAACGACTGCGGGATCACCCAGGGCGGGCTGCTGCACCACTTCCGCAGCAAGGAGGACCTGCTCCTGTCCGTGCTGGCGCAGAGCGAGCAGCATGACGTGGAGCGCCTGTTCAGCGGCCCGGAGGAGTCCGTCGCCGCGTACTACGCCACCGTCGTCGCCCTGGCCGCGGACAACGCCCGCCGGCCCGGCCTCGTACGGATGTACAACACGCTGGTCGGTGAGTCCGGCAACGCCGGCCACCCCGCGCACGAGTACTTCACGCAGCGCTACGCCCGGGTGCTCGCCCACAACGTCCGGCTGCTGGAGGCGGGCGTCGCCCGCGGCGAGCTCCGGCCCGGCACCGACTGCGAGGCCGTCGCCCGCGAGACCCTCGCCGTCATGGACGGCCTGCAGATCCAGTGGGTGCTGGCCCCCGAAGCCGTGGACATGCCGGCCCGGCTGCACGGGTACCTCGACCGGCAGCTGCGCGGGATCTCGGCGTCGGGAACGGGCCTGCCGGCCGCCGCCCCCTCGGGCTGA
- a CDS encoding glycoside hydrolase family 3 protein, translated as MNATPDAIPPYKDASLPVDLRVADLLSRMTPQEKAGQLFHSMLMMNPDGTPVTETDGSMLPFTTPELIGDRFVSHFNLLGTYGAREMAQWQNTVQEMAAATRLGIPVTLSTDPRHAFTDNVGASFDAGAFSAWPEALGLAAIGDPELVFRFADTVRREYLAVGFRVALHPQIDLASEPRWARQTGTFGSDARLTGELVQAYVRGLQGPELGPRSVSAMVKHFPGGGPQKDGEDPHFAHGKEQVYPGGMREHHLEPFRAAVAAGCAQMMPYYGQPIGTDWEEVGFGFNKGVVTGLLREELGFEGIVCTDWGLLNDASIFGEVHPARAWGLEHLTVAERAARALDAGADQFGGEQCPEVIVDLVRSGRIAQSRIDASVARLLREKFVLGLFENPYVDPDAAAETVGRADFAAAGAAAQRRSLTVLTNRGGLLPVSERPKLYVQGVDETVAAGYGEVVSDPGAADLAVLRLRTPYEPRENVFESYFHSGSLAFAEPELSRILALLAAVPTLVCINLERAAVIPEIAERAAALIADYGAEDAALLDVAFGRAVPEGRLPFELPRSMAAVEASRPDVPNDTIDPVFEHGHGLAL; from the coding sequence ATGAACGCCACGCCCGACGCCATCCCCCCGTACAAGGACGCCTCGCTCCCGGTGGACCTGCGCGTGGCGGACCTGCTCTCCCGGATGACGCCGCAGGAGAAGGCTGGCCAGCTCTTCCACTCGATGCTGATGATGAATCCGGACGGCACCCCGGTCACCGAGACCGACGGCTCGATGCTCCCGTTCACCACGCCCGAGCTGATCGGGGACCGCTTCGTCAGCCACTTCAACCTGCTCGGCACGTACGGCGCCCGCGAGATGGCGCAGTGGCAGAACACGGTGCAGGAGATGGCCGCGGCCACCCGGCTCGGCATCCCGGTCACCCTCTCGACCGACCCGCGGCACGCCTTCACCGACAACGTCGGCGCCTCCTTCGACGCCGGCGCGTTCTCCGCCTGGCCGGAGGCGCTGGGCCTGGCCGCGATCGGCGACCCGGAGCTGGTCTTCCGCTTCGCCGACACCGTCCGCCGCGAGTACCTGGCCGTCGGCTTCCGGGTCGCCCTGCACCCGCAGATCGACCTGGCGAGCGAGCCGCGCTGGGCCCGCCAGACGGGCACGTTCGGCTCGGACGCGCGGCTGACGGGCGAGCTGGTGCAGGCGTACGTCCGCGGGCTCCAGGGCCCGGAGCTCGGGCCCCGGTCCGTCTCGGCGATGGTCAAGCACTTCCCGGGCGGCGGCCCGCAGAAGGACGGCGAGGACCCCCACTTCGCGCACGGCAAGGAGCAGGTCTACCCGGGCGGGATGCGCGAGCACCACCTGGAGCCGTTCCGGGCGGCCGTCGCGGCCGGCTGCGCGCAGATGATGCCGTACTACGGCCAGCCGATCGGCACGGACTGGGAGGAGGTCGGCTTCGGCTTCAACAAGGGCGTGGTCACGGGCCTGCTCCGAGAGGAGCTGGGCTTCGAGGGAATCGTCTGCACCGACTGGGGACTGCTCAACGACGCCTCGATCTTCGGCGAGGTCCACCCGGCGCGGGCCTGGGGCCTGGAGCACCTGACGGTCGCCGAGCGGGCGGCCCGTGCGCTGGACGCCGGGGCCGACCAGTTCGGCGGGGAGCAGTGCCCGGAGGTGATCGTGGACCTGGTCCGCTCGGGCCGGATCGCGCAGTCCCGGATCGACGCGTCGGTGGCCCGGCTGCTGCGGGAGAAGTTCGTGCTGGGCCTGTTCGAGAACCCGTACGTGGACCCGGACGCGGCGGCGGAGACGGTGGGCCGGGCCGATTTCGCGGCTGCGGGGGCGGCGGCCCAGCGCCGCTCGCTGACGGTGCTGACGAACCGCGGCGGGCTACTGCCGGTGTCCGAGCGCCCGAAGCTGTACGTGCAGGGCGTGGACGAGACCGTCGCGGCAGGGTACGGCGAGGTGGTGTCCGACCCGGGGGCGGCGGATCTGGCCGTACTGCGGCTGCGCACCCCGTACGAGCCGCGGGAGAACGTCTTCGAGTCGTACTTCCACTCGGGCTCGCTGGCCTTCGCGGAGCCGGAGCTGTCGCGGATCCTGGCGCTCCTGGCCGCCGTACCGACGCTGGTCTGCATCAACCTGGAGCGGGCGGCGGTCATCCCGGAGATCGCCGAGCGGGCGGCGGCGCTGATCGCGGACTACGGCGCCGAGGACGCCGCGCTGCTGGACGTGGCGTTCGGCCGGGCCGTGCCCGAGGGGCGGCTCCCCTTCGAGCTGCCCCGGTCGATGGCAGCGGTTGAGGCCTCGCGGCCCGATGTGCCGAACGACACCATCGACCCCGTGTTCGAGCACGGACACGGGCTGGCCCTGTAG
- a CDS encoding response regulator transcription factor yields the protein MEQTHTTHSGAAATPGAQRRVLVVEDDRTIADAIAARLRAEGFQVQAAFDGPAAVAAAESWQPELLVLDVMLPGFDGLEVCRRVQAQRPVPVLMLTARDDETDMLVGLGVGADDYMTKPFSMRELAARVHVLLRRVERATLAATAPRGATLRLGDLEIDHAQRRVRVQAEDVHLTPTEFDLLVCLAGTPRAVLSREQLLAEVWDWADASGTRTVDSHIKALRRKIGAERIRTVHGVGYALETPAQT from the coding sequence ATGGAACAGACACACACCACCCACAGCGGCGCCGCGGCCACCCCCGGCGCTCAACGGCGCGTGCTCGTGGTCGAGGACGACCGCACGATCGCCGACGCCATCGCAGCCCGGCTGCGCGCCGAGGGCTTCCAGGTGCAGGCCGCCTTCGACGGTCCGGCCGCCGTCGCCGCGGCCGAGAGCTGGCAGCCCGAGCTGCTGGTCCTCGACGTGATGCTGCCCGGCTTCGACGGCCTCGAGGTCTGCCGCCGGGTCCAGGCGCAGCGGCCGGTGCCGGTGCTGATGCTCACGGCGCGCGACGACGAGACCGACATGCTGGTCGGGCTCGGGGTCGGCGCGGACGACTACATGACGAAGCCGTTCTCGATGCGCGAACTCGCGGCGCGGGTCCACGTCCTGCTGCGGCGCGTGGAGCGGGCCACCCTGGCCGCCACCGCCCCGCGCGGGGCCACGCTGCGGCTGGGCGATCTGGAGATCGACCACGCACAGCGCCGGGTCCGGGTGCAGGCCGAGGACGTACACCTGACGCCGACCGAGTTCGACCTGCTGGTGTGCCTGGCCGGCACCCCGCGGGCGGTGCTCTCCCGGGAGCAGCTGCTCGCCGAGGTGTGGGACTGGGCCGACGCGTCCGGGACCCGTACGGTCGACAGCCACATCAAGGCCCTGCGCCGCAAGATCGGGGCGGAGCGGATCCGTACGGTCCACGGCGTCGGGTACGCCCTGGAGACCCCGGCCCAGACATGA